A single region of the Nicotiana sylvestris chromosome 6, ASM39365v2, whole genome shotgun sequence genome encodes:
- the LOC138870353 gene encoding uncharacterized protein — translation MEDVNNSRKANSTERVEVTNGHDIELPKGYKPLKFKMFDGTGDPRVHLRTYCDKIVGVGKDEKIRIKLFMKSLKGDALSWFNTENVPDVFYIQNLKKKPTETFREYATRWRSEAANVTPTLEEEQMNKFFVRAQDPQPPKQYTAIAEPIDQLYEKLKAAGYVTYIPIITPENPSQWVNLNKSCAYHSGMKGHTIDECRSLKDKIQALIDNKIIMAKEPAPNIRNNPLSDHKGEGIHMIEIEDNWDFEGSIGLITRGDDPKKPIVTLNPIIVQIQPSGDAEVNMFVTLEFEATTKTPTPIEVEFVTPANAPLPFEVAVLPPKAHAPFGVKMSTLIPVAMSTMTPFHTKAIPWDYTAEARRKGKGRTEETIAAQGMTRTGRIYTPEHLAESSKQASNQSPIIEMGPNDLWRKMQAKEYSVIDQLNKTLAQISILVLLQNSEAHKNALLKVLSEAYVPSNITGGEMANMIVQDNKIKSILNWYGYEPGKGLGKNLQGITKPIKLKKYGTTSSLGYEYTCEEFNNWSPPWRGPYYPLEPPIPYLEQTFQPADVIYGPEEEKALAAVKNLFLEDNDMDCCVVLEEEGEEGPSIQVVSRGAHLNNWTIRTTRARRAWG, via the exons atggaagatgTGAACAACTCCAGAAAAGCAAACTCAACTGAACGAGTAGAGGTCACtaatggtcatg ATATTGAGCTGCCgaaggggtacaaacctctgaagttcaagatgtttgatggtacaggtgatccgagggtccatttgagaacatactgtgacaagatAGTCGGAGTTGGGAAAGACGAAAAGATCCGTATAAAGCTTTTCATGAAAAGTCTaaaaggagatgctctatcttg gttcaacacagaaaatgtgccagatgtgttctacattcagaacctaaagaagaagcccacagaaacattccgcgagtatgctactcgctggagatctGAAGCTGCTAATGTCACACCTACcttagaggaagaacaaatgaataaattcttcgtccgggctcaggacccgca acctcctaaacagtatacagccattgccgaacccattgaccagttataCGAGAAACTCaaagccgctggttatgtcacctaTATCCCTATCATAACCCCTGAGAACCCGTCTCAATGGGTTAATCTAaataaatcatgtgcataccattctggcatgaagggacacaccatcgacgaatgtcgttctctaaaagacaagatccaggctctgattgacaacaaaattattatggcaaaggaacctgctccaaatatccgcaataaccctctgtcAGACCACAAGGGTGAAGGCATTCACATGATCGAAATAGAAGATAATTGGGATTTCGAGGGGTCGATTGGGTTGATCACAAGAGGTGATGatccaaagaaaccaatagttactcttaatccaatcatagtccagattcagccgtCAGGGGATGCTGAGGTAAACATGTTTGtgacacttgagtttgaagcaactacaaagacaccaacaccaattgaggtcgaattcgtgactccagcaaatgcacctctaccatttgaagttgcagttttacctcccaaagcacatgctccgttcggagtgaaGATGTCCACActgatcccagtggcgatgtccaccatgacaccattccataccaaggctataccatgggactatacagccgaggcaagaagaaaaggaaagggtaGGACCGAGGAAACTAttgccgcacagggtatgacaagaactggtagaatttatacccctgaacatctagctgagtcaagcaagcaggcctccaatcagtCGCCCATTATTGAAATGGGTCcaaatgatctttggagaaagatgcaggccaaggaatactcggtcatcgaccaattGAACAAAACACTGGCACAAATCTCCATACTTGTTTTGCTACAAAActcagaggcacataagaacgCTCTGTtaaaggtgttgagtgaagcctATGTACCTAGCAACattactggtggagaaatggctaacatgatCGTACAG gacaacaagatcaagagtatactgaattggtatgggtacgaacctggcaaggggcttggcaagaacctccaaggaatcactaagcccataaaactcaagaaatatGGCACCACTTCCAGtctggggtatgagtacacttgtgaagaattcaacaactggtcgccaccatggcgtggtccttattatcCACTGGAGCCGCCAATACCAtacttggagcagactttccaaccggccgatgttatctatgggccAGAAGAAGAGAAAGCACTGGCAGCTgtgaaaaacttgttcttagaggacaatgacatggattgttgtgttgttctcgaggaggagggggaggaaggcccttccatacaggtcgTAAGCAGAGGAGCacacctcaataactggaccatcaggacaaccagggCACGACGAGCCtgggggtag